The sequence TTGCAATCGCAATCGTCTCGGGGTCAAGATTCGGCATTGTTAGAACGGCTAATGAAATTGCGTTCACGATTATGACCGCACTGATAGCTAGCTCGAACTTTGTGTTGTAAACCAGGCGCGCCAGCCACTTGATTCGAAAAGGCTCTATTTCCTTAACTTTGCCATAGGCGCGCACATAGGAGGGGCTCGTGTCTCGTGTTGGCATTTTCCCCCGCTTTGATGAAACCAATATTTCATTTAGATTAGGGCCTGCCGCAGCCTTCAAAGGCTGAATGTGCTGTGAGTTTTTTGGAACTCCAGGTCGATCAAAACCGGACTCGGCATTCGAGCGACTCTTTGCGAACTACGGCGCAATATTCTGGAACACGCCCAACCTGCTAATTATTTAGCTAACAACTGTTGGGTCCACGGTCAGTTGATTTGGAACAATCTTCCCCGTGGAGAATGTGCCTCTAACCCAGAACCCGGCTTAAGAATGGAAAACTATTAGGGAGCCATTTGAACCGGAAAGCCTCTTCGTTGAATTGTTGATGGTCAAGAGTTCCGGGAGATTGTTAGCGCAAAGCCTATAAATGATCTATAGAAAGGCTTAGCCCGGTTGGGGTTACAAGTCTAAAACCCACCTCGCAGAAAACCGAGCGTGCAAGTATCGGTTGACGCTAGGGGTGGTCCGGAAGGCCTGCGATTTATTAGGCGGGGGCTTTAGTCACTAACTCGAAAAGTGACTTGATAAACTGAGCGCTAATCGAATAAATATCTTCTGAATTGGAGAGTTGGATGAATCATCTTCCACAAATTACCTCCTGGCCGGGTTGTCTAAGCCTCTCGTTTAGTCTCCAAGCTTGAATTGACAAGTTCGGCTCAAGCTTTTGATTGTCGGTACTCTCAATCCTTGAAACGCCGCCTGGAAAAAATCGCCACATTTCTTTGCATGTCTTAAATTTCATCGTCTCCAAGGATGTTGTACCTGATTCGTATTTGAGTCGAACTGAGTTTTTCGAAACCCCCGCTCTCAGGACAGAGGACTTGTCGGTTATGACATCTCCATTTTTCAGAACTACCGTGAGATTTCGATTCATGAAACCACCTGGGGAAATTGGAGAGCGGTTCGGCCTCAGCATTTGAATCGCGCTAAACCCCGAACCCTTAGGTCCTCCGGAATGCCAGACATAGTCCTTGGTGTCCACAGAGTATGAAATAACGCTGAATTTGCTTCCTGTCATCCAAGGTTGGAATACTTTGACTGTGGTGTCACTCATAGGCATGACCCATAGTTTCTTTTGGGCGTCAGATTTTTTTATGACAAGCTCGTGCTTCACTAACGGGTTCAGGCACTCAATCTGGTCATCATCCAGCCAGCCAAGCTTCCAGCGATGCCAATCGAATAGACGCGGCCCCACGTCTTCAAGATATTCAGACATTAGATCAAATACTCCAACGTTTTTCGAGCCATCCTTATTCGCCATGTACAAATCTGGCAGGCCGTAGACGTGCATCAGTTCGTGGATAGTGACGGTGGCGTCCTGGCCCAGTTGTCTCCAGCCGTCATTTCCCAAAAAAGCACCTCGAACAGTTTGCCCATCAGGGTACCGAAGATCCCATCCCGGCAAGGCGCCCGTTGCAACGGTAATCATGTTGGTTTTGGAAATGTAAAAAAGAGTTAGTTCGTAATCTGAAAAATCAATGTAAGGGTCTACCTCATCGATTGCATCATTAATCTTTTCCGTCCAAATAGCGTCTGCGTAATAACGGGCAGTTTTGGGGAGACGAACCCAGTTGTCCAGGACTTCAATTTCCAGCCCTAGCTTTCCCTGCGAATTCCTTTCCATAAATTCACTCACTTCATCTAAAAAAGTGAGCTGGGCCAGACTCTTTTTTTGCTCGGGTGCATCCGAGAAGTCCAACGGGATGACTACCATTTTTTGGTTGCCGATCGGGCGAAGAATCCGACTCCAATCGGTGATGTGGCCCGCGTCTTCGTAGCGGAACTGCGCAGAAGGAGTGTTATTTCCAACCTGTTTACAGATTGCGACTGGCAGAGTTTTCTCCGCTGCCGCGGCTGTTGATTGGGCCATAGAGCTTGAGGGGATAATCGGGAATAGGACCAGAGAGATTGCCAGTAGAGGCGTAAGTTTGGATGCTAACGATTTCATATCTCCCCCAAGATTCAGTCCCACAGGTAGGTGCCCGAGATCTCAAACTAGTCATGGTCTACTTATACTTCACGACTTTGTTCAACTAGATTTCTTCACCTTTTGGAAAATTTTACAGGGTTTCCAGGAGGTGAAACAAGTTGACCATCGAAATTTTGGCGTGAATCATTTATTGCTGAAAGGCAGCTCTACAGCAAGCCCGGCCAATTGTCACGGGTCATCGGCTATTTTTTTTCCAGCATGCTGATGTGATGGATTCTCATCCAGCCAGTCTTGATTGCCAGACTGCTGGACGCAAGTGGAGCGAATGTCGCTCAGGATGGTCAACGAGTCGAATTGACGTGAGGCAATGTTAATCTTGCCCAAGAGATCAACCAACTCAAGCTCGTTGCTGGTCAGTAGAAGGTTTTTGTCTGGGGCAAATCATCAGCCCCACCAAGCAACTGGATCCAGCAATTGCCTGAATGATTGGTGGCATTTTGCGGGACCCGCATGAAGATCCCCGGCCGGCTGCCCGTCAGTGACCTAGGTAATTAAAAAAACAAGCGAATCGGCGTCGGCGCCATTAGCTAAGTGGTCTTTATCGATGTGTTTCTGGATTTCGAACGAGCCAATAAAATTCTGGCTTGCGGTCTGGCGGCTAGCGCCTTAGCGTCAAGGCTTTGTGTATTTGCTTTTCACTCGAAAAAAAGAGGCCACCCAAAACCTACCGATTCCCAAACTCAGAAACAAAAAATACCATTCCTGAACCTAGGGGATCAACTCCTCGTGCATTAGGTGCTTAGCAAGCTGGCGAAGAGTCGATCACCTCAAAGTTCGCTAGCGGGATCGTTGCCTCGAGCGTTGACCGGAGGCTGCTGGTCGTTGCCCATTGATGGCGGGTCTTGCCGGGCGACCGGCATTTGATGCTGGCCTTGCGGGCCGCTCGCCAGCGGGCTTAGCGGTACCAGTTGACTGTCTTGAGCTGGCATTCCTTGAGCTCGGTTGAGGGGTGCCTTGCTCGCGCTGGTTGCGTTTGCGCTGGGCATTTTGACCGTTTGACTTGCCGCCACCTTGAGCCGGTTTGGCAACGGGCTCTGGTTTCACATAGGCGGCAACTTCACCAATCAGCGCCACAACCAATGGGGAGCTTGCTGTGACCTTGGTGGGCACAACCGAGATCTTGGCCTTGCGAAGCAATTCCGCTAGGTCTTGACGCTGGGTAGGTAGGCAAAGGGTCACCACGTCTCCGGCAGCACCAGCTCTAGCGGTTCGGCCCGAGCGGTGCAGGTAGGCCTTGTGTTCTGCTGGTGGATCAACGTGGATGACCAAGTTGACATCATCGACGTGAACACCTCGGGCCGCAACATCTGTTGCAACTAGTACTTTTACGGTTCCCGCTGCAAAGGCCGCCAGGTTGCGGTCACGTGCATTTTGAGAAAGCGCGCCATGCAGGTCAACCGCTGGGATTCCGGCCTTGGTCAGGTTCTTAGCTAGTTTTTTCGCATGGTGCTTGGTCCGCATGAACAGAATCCGACGGCCAGTTCCCGAGGCCAAAGCCTCAATGAGGGCGTTTTTGGCTTCGGGGTTGCTGGCTTCAAAAACATGGTGAGTCATCTGAGCTACCGGGGAGCTTTCCTCGTCCACAGCATGCATAACCTGATTATTCAAGAAGCGATCCACGAGCTTATTGACCCCGTTATCCAAAGTCGCTGAGAACATGAGGCGCTGACCACCTTTGGGGGTGGCATTCAGAATTCTGGTGACCGAAGGCAAGAAACCTAGATCAGCCATGTGGTCTGCTTCATCAAGCACGGTTATTTGAATGGAGTCAAGTTTCAGAAGGCCCTGCTGCATTAGGTCTTCGAGACGTCCCGGGGTGGCGACAATGATTTCGACACCGTCACGGATTGCTCTTACCTGGCGGGTTTGAGAAACACCACCGAAGATGGTGGTCACTCGAAGGCCCATTACTTCGGCCAGGGGCTGCATGGTGCCTGCAATTTGAGTTGCAAGCTCTCGAGTTGGTGCCAGCACAAGACCTACTGGCATTGCGCCACGGATGCTACCCCTTTGGTTTTTCGCCAATCGAACGACCATTGGGATGCTAAAGGCAAGAGTCTTTCCAGATCCGGTTTTACCGCGACCAAGGACATCCTTGCCGGCCAGGGTGTCGGGAAGGGTGTCAATCTGAATTGGGAAGGGGGAGTCGATTCCTTGTTTGGTGAGTTCTAGGCAGATGCTTTGTGGCACGCCAAGATCGGAAAATGTGTTTTGAGACATGTTTATGTCACTTTCTGGTGATGAGAGCATCACGATGAAACCAGACAATTTGTTTGGCTTTGGGCAAACGCGTCTTTTGACGCATTCGTTCGCCGCAAGAAAAAATCAACCACAGGGTAGTGGGGAGCGTTCTACGACGCAGGAAACAAATTAATGTTTCAAGTAGTACAAGTGTACTGCCGAGAGTTGCTTTGCTGCTGTTTTTTTGTCGGCCTGCGGGTTTGTTGGGAATACCAACTCGGGGCCTGCCGGCCTCATGGTGATTTAACGGTGTCACAGTCCAAAGCCCTGTGATGCCCCAAATCAAGACTGCGACGAGAAATATAAGCGCTCCGCCCTCGGTGACAAAGTCAATTGGGACAAAGAGGACCATAAATAAGCCAAACTACGGGTAGGCGAACAAATGTAATAGTGTTAGCGAATAATTGATTATTAGGGCGGCGGTGAATGGTGATTAGGTTCAAAAAACCGAGCCGCGCAGGTGCGCTTTTTGTAGCGATTTCAATACTTCTAGCGGGATGCTCCCTTTCGAATGTCGAGCAAGACTTGGGTGCAGATCTCCCGGTTGTCCTCACGACCTTTACAGTGCTGGCAGATATCGCCCAAAATGTCGCTGGGGATAAATTAAGAATCGAGTCCATCACCAAGGTGGGGAGCGAAATCCACGGGTATCAACCAACCCCGGGGGATTTGATTCGAGCACAGGATGCTGATTTGATTTTGGATAACGGGTTAAATCTTGAGATTTGGTTCGAAAAGTTCGTTGTTGATTTAGATGTCCCTCACGTTGTAGTCAGTGATGGTGTGGAGCTGATGGAAATTTCAGAGGACTCCTATCGGGGTCTTGCGAACCCCCATGCCTGGATGAGCCCATTGAATGTGATGATCTACGTCGACAATATGCTCAAGGCATTTAGTGCGCTCTCGCCGCAGGACGCTGATTATTTTCAGGCTAATGCAATTAGCTATAAGGAGCAGCTTCAGAAGGTTCAGGATGACCTAATAGCCAAATTGGCAAATCTCAAAGACTCCCAGCGGGCACTGGTTACCTGCGAGGGGGCGTTTTCCTATTTGGCGCGCGATGCTGGGCTGCAGGAGGTCTACATCTGGGCTGTGAATGCTGAGAGTCAAGCAACCCCGAGACAGATTGCCGGGGTTATTGAGTTTGTTACCGCAAATCAAGTTCCCGCCGTATTTTGCGAATCAACGGTGTCGGATGACGCTATGCAGCAGGTGGTGAGTGCGACTGCGGCAAAATTCGGAGGGGTGCTCTTTGTGGATTCGCTTTCTGAGCAAGATGGCCCAGTGCCAACATATCTAGATCTGATCAGATACAACGCCATCAAAATAGCAGCGGGACTTACTGGAGAAGTAAATGACTAACCCCGCGGTTTCAATAAAAGATTTGCACGTGTCCTATGGCGAACTCAAAGCACTGACTGGCGCCACTTTTGAGCTTCCAAAAGCAAGGGTTGTGGGCTTGGTGGGGATGAATGGCTCTGGAAAATCCACACTATTCAAGGCCATTATGGGCATGGTCAAAATTCAAGCTGGCAACATTGTGGTCTTTGGTGAGGACTCGGCAGCTGCTCGCCGCAAAGGCAGCATTGCCTATGTTCCGCAAAGCGAAGAGATCGACTGGAGCTTTCCAGTCTCGGTGCGTGATGTTGTCCTGATGGGCCGTTACGGCAAGATGGGGCCCTCAAGACGGGCTAATGCCGAAGACCACTTGGCCGTAAAGAATGCCTTGGCAAAGGTCGAGCTTGGTGAATACGCAGATCGGCAGATCGGCCAGCTCTCTGGCGGTCAGCGCAAGCGAGCTTTTTTGGCCCGGGCAATTGCTCAAGAAGCCAGAATTTTGTTGTTAGATGAGCCTTTTGCCGGGGTGGATAAAAAATCTGAGGCCACAATCATCAAGCTAATTAAGGGCTTGGCCAGTGAGGGGGCGACCATCTTGGTGTCCACTCATGACCTTCTCGCATTGCCACAGCTAGCCGAGGAATCAATTCTTTTAATGCGTAGGGTTTTGATGCACGACACCACTAAAAATATCCTGCAGCCAAATAATCTGGCTTTGGCCTTTGGGATTGATGTTTTAGCTAGCGGGGATGCCTCATGAACCTAATCGATTTGATTCTCGAGCCTTTGAGTTACGACTTTATGATCAGGGCCTTGATAACCACCTTGGTGGCTGCAATCGTTGGCGCAGTGCTGTCGACCTGGCTGGTGTTGATCGGTTGGTCTTTGATGGGTGATGCTGTTTCACATGCGGTGTTGCCGGGGGTTGTAATCGCCTACGTGTTGGATTTCCCCTTTGCTATCGGCGCCGCCTTCTTCGGCTTTTTGGCGGTTATTTTAATTGGGGTGGTGCGGGACACCAGTCGCGTAAAGGAAGATGCCGCGATTGGGATTGTGTTTACTACCCTCTTTGCACTGGGCTTAGTTTTGATTTCAGTCACCCCATCCCAGACCAATCTCACCCATATTGTTTTCGGGAACTTGTTGGGGGTGTCTTGGGCCGATGTCACCCAGGTAGTTGTGTTGGGTGCCATTACTCTCGGAGTGCTGATTTATAAGCGACGAGACTTTACGTTATTTGCATTTGACCCGAGTCACGCTCGCGCTATCGGTCTGAATCCCAAGCTCATTGGCGCCCTGCTGCTCGCGCTATTGGCACTCACCTCGGTCGTAGCGCTGCAGGCCGTGGGGGTTATTTTGGTTGTTGCCATGCTGATTATTCCAGGAGCAACCGCGTATCTTTTGACTGATCAGTTTTCTAAGATGCTTATTATTGCGCCAGTGATGGCCTCAATTGCCGCAGTCGGTGGGGTCTATTTGAGCTATTACCTAGATACGGCATCGGGTGGCATGGTGGTCCTATCTCAAGGAGCCATGTTCGCATTCGTATACCTATTTAGCCCGCGCCAAGGAATCATCGGCAAAAGAATCAGGGCGGCCAGCCTTGCAAAAACGGCAGGGAAGCTCGAGGCTAAAGCGATTTAATTAGTTGGTGTCTCGGGCTCAATGATTTCCACATAAAGCGCCTGAGCTGCCGCTATGCCGAGGCCAAGCGGCTTACTTGATTCTCTGATCCGGATACTGAAATCATGGGAATACACCTGCGGCTCTAGAACTTCAAGTGGAGTGTCTAGGCCAATTTTATGCTCATCGAAGAACTTTAGGAGTTCGGGATCGGCATCCGAAATACGCCTGACTTGAGCCTTAGAACCGATGGGAACCATGTGCAGTCGAATCGCGTTGGGCACCTCGATGGCGCCACTGGCTGAGGGTATTGGGTCACCGTGGGGATCTCTTTTGGGAAAGCCGAGTTTCTTGTCGAGCTGGTCAATCATGAAATCCGAAACGGCGTGTTCAAGGTTCTCCGCTTCATCATGGACCTGATCCCAGCGATACCCCAAGACCTCAACTAAAAACGTTTCGATCATTCGGTGCCTTCGGACCATAGCCAGAGCGTGAGTTCGGCCGAGATCAGTTAGCTCGATGGCGGCGTAGGGAGAGTAGTTCACGAGCCCCAGCTGTCCGAGTCTTCTCATGCCATCCGATACCGAAGACAACTTGAGCCCGGTTTTTTGAGAGACTTCGGTCGCAGTGACTGAGTTCGACGACCACTCGGTGAGACCCCATATTGCCTTGAGGTAGTTCTGAGTGCTGGTGGTGAGCTCTGATACTGACATGATTCAAGGATAGTTCTTCATTGTCCCAGTCCGCTGAATGCAATTAGTGGATCAGCGCCTCGTAGAGCATATAAAAACCGAGGAGGGTCAGTGCCAACCCGCCAATTCCCCTGAAATTAGCTAACCGTTTTTCGGAGTGGGCCAGCCAGGCCCTGGCTTGACCTGCAGCAATCGCATAGCCACTATCCGACACAATTCCGATGCTAGAAAAGATCACCCCCATCAGCAGCATTTGGGTGATGGGGTTGCCAAGCTCTGGAGAGGTAAATGATGGAAGTGCTGCGATAAAGAACACGAAGGTTTTGGCGTTTGTCAGACCCACGATTACCGAGTCTCTCAAGAGGGTCTTTTTTGATTGGGCAGCCAAATTGGCGGTTAGCGAAAAGTCAGCTCGCTGCCAGATTGCCTTAATTCCCAAGTAAATAATCATTCCGGCTCCGAGCAGCCGAATCATAAAAAACAACACTTCGGATTGCTGGATGATTGCCCCAAGTCCCAAAGCCACCAGCAGTATCTGCACCCCAACCCCCAGGGCGTTCCCCAGAACGCTCAACAAGGCTGGCTTAGTGCCCAAAATTAAAGCGCGGCCCACTGCAAAAAGCACTCCGGGTCCAGGCACCAGAATGATGACCAACGCTAGAAGCGTGAAGGTGATTAGGTTTGAAGTTGATGGCACGACAAGACTTTACTGCAGTTACCAATCTGCCAATAAGGAAACTGAGGTACTAGCCTCGCTATTCTTTTAGGGTGGCTATTGAAGACAGGCTTCGACCAAGAGGCCGATAAAAAAGATCCCAAGGGGTGCCTAATTTACGAGACACATAAAAACCTAAAGGTCATCGCAATCGATGTTGGCGGCACTGAGATCAAAGCGGCAGTTTTTACTGGTCCTAAGCAAGGTGAGGTATTCAGGGTCAAGACGCTTCGCGCGGAGGGCTCTAAAGGAATCACAGCACGAGTTATGAAACTTGTGGCTGATTTGGTAGCACTGGAACCAGAGGCAAAGGCAATTGGTATCGCCTTGGCTGGGCAGATCAACGAGGAGACCGGGGTCGCGGAGGCCTCAGAGAATCTTTACTGGGACAACGTTCCGTTTCGCGACATGATCAAAGCGGCGACTGGCCTTCCGGTTGGCCTGGGTCACGACGTTCGAGCCGGAGGCCTGGCGGAGCAAACTCTTGGGGGCCTAAAAGGCGTTGAGAATGGGTTATTTTTGGCCATCGGTACTGGGATTGCTGGCGCGATGCTGATACAGGGCAAGCTCAACAGCCATAAATTCGGGGGTGAGATTGGCCATCTGAATGTCGGCTCGGATCGATCCTGCGCTTGCGGTTCTTCTGGATGCCTTGAGACAGTGGCCACTGGCCCTTCAATCGCCCAAAGATATTTTGAGAAATCTGGAATTCAGGTTGCCGGTGCGGCGGAAGTATTTGAGTTCTCTAAATCTGGGGACGCATTGGCTGGCCAAGTTTGGGGAGACGCGGTTAGGTCTTTGAGTCTCGCGCTTACTTCATATATTTCAGTCTTAGCACCAGAAGTAATAGTTATCGGCGGGGGAGTATCGAAGGCGGGTGAGGGCTTAATGGGGCCGCTCAGAGCAAATTTAGAGAGTCAGCTGGTCTGGCAGAAGATGCCTTTGATAAAAGCCTCATCATTGGGGGACCTTGCTACCTGCATCGGAGCCTCAATTCTGGCTCAGAATGCCTACGCTGCTGCTAAGGGTTAGTTTTCTTTGATCGTCTTAGGAGCTGGTAAGCATTAGTGGCAAATAGCGCCCAGAGAATCAAAACTGGCTGGAAGAACAGTCGCATGAATCTAGCCTGATCGGTGTCTAAGCCGAAGGCGCTCACCCCGTTTAGCCACTGCGAGATGTTTCCCGGGAAAATCGCTATAAAGAAAAGCGCAGCGGCTAGACCAACCCACTTGCGAAAGGGCCACAAAACCAAAAGGCCCAAGCCCAGTGAAATTTCAACGATTCCAGATGCAACGACCACAAAGTCGGGACTCAGCGGCAACCAGGTTGGCACTTGGGCTTGAAACTCCGCCCTGGCGGTCGTGAGGTGAGAAATGCCGGCTGAGGTGAGTACGAAACCTAGAAGAAGCTGCAGCGCAACCTTTATAATTCTCATTCGGCAGCGGCCAGCGCAATTTCAACCATTGCCCTAAAACCGCTCTCACGCTCTTCTGGGGAGGTGTGGCCAGAGCCATCCATCATGTCTGAAACAGTTACGATTCCAAGCGCCTTGCGCTTGAATCTTGCGGCCAGGGTGTAGAGCATGCTGGTCTCCATTTCCAGGGCCAGGATGCCGTATTCGGTCCACTTATCAAGTGAATTGGTGGTGTCATAGAAAAGATCGCCAGAGGCAACCCCTCCAACATGGAAACTCGAGCCGAGCTCTCGAGCCTTATTCACTGCTTTTTCTAGCAGCTCATAGCTGGCATGCGGGGCAAAGTCCAGGCCATTTGTGGCACGGTGATTAATCTGAGAGTCCGTTGAGGCGGTCATCGCAATCACGACATCGCGTAGCTTTGTGGGTGCAATCCCGCCTGCGGTGCCAACCCGAATCGCGCTCTGGACACCGAACTCCTCAAAGAGCTCCTGTGCGTAAATGCCCATCGAGGGAGCCCCCATGCCGGTGCCCTGAACCGATACTCGCTTGCCGTGATAGCTGCCGGTGTAGCCGAACATGTTGCGGACCGAGTTGTACTGAACGGCGTCCTCTAGAAAGGTTTCTGAAATCCACTTGGCACGTAAGGGGTCACCTGGCAGCAGGATGACTTCGGCAATATCACCGGGTTTTGCATTGATGTGAACGCTCATTAGGTTAACTCCAGTCTGGTTGGGTCGATTTGGCCCTGTTTGCGATAAAGATCGAGCTTTGCTCTGGTGTCTTGAATGTCAAGATTTCGCATTGTCAGCTGACCAATGCGGTCGCTCGGGCCGAAGGCCTCGTCTTGGTTGCGCTCCATTGAAAGCTTCTCTGGGTGATAGCTAAAACCTTCACCCTGAGTGTCGATGATTGTGTAGTCGTCGCCTCGGCGAAGGCGTATTGTGACGCTGCCGTTGATGGCACTGGCCACCCACTTCATAAGCGACTCTCTTAGCATCAGAGTCTGAGGGTCTAGCCAGCGACCCTCGTAGAGAAGTCTTCCCATGCGGCGACCCTCTTGATGGTAGTTCGCAATGGTGTCTTCGTTGTGGATGGCGCTCATCAGCCTCTCGTAAGCAATATGCAAAAGCGCCATGCCTGGGGCTTCGTAGATGCCGCGACTCTTGGCTTCAATGATTCGGTTTTCAATCTGATCGCTCATCCCCAAGCCGTGACGACCGCCAATCTCGTTGGCCTTGAATATCACGTCTACAGCGGAGTCGATTCGCTCGTCGTTAATAGCCACTGGGCGACCCTGAACAAAGGCTATTTTTACGTCTTCGGTTTCAATCTTGACACTCTCGTCCCAAAACTTGACTCCCATGATTGGTTCGACTATTTCATAGGAGGTATTCAAAAATTCCAAAGACTTGGCCTCGTGGGTCGCTCCAAGCATGTTGGCATCGGTTGAATAGGCCTTCTCTTTTGAAGAGCGGTAGGGAAGCTTTCTGGCCTGAAGCCACTCGCTCATCTCGTGCCGGCCACCGAGTTCGGCAACAAAATCCTCATCTAGCCATGGCTTATAAATTTTTAGGTTTGGGTTTGCCAATAATCCGTAGCGGTAAAAGCGCTCAATGTCATTGCCCTTATAGGTGCTGCCATCGCCCCAAATCTCAACGCCATCTTCTTGCATGGCTCGAACCAATAGGGTTCCTGTGACTACCCGGCCAAGGGGAGTGGTGTTGAAATAGACCTTGCCGCCGGTGCGAATGTGAAACGCGCCACAAGCGATTGCTACTAGACCTTCTTCGGCTAATGAATCTCGGCAATCAACCAATCTCCCAGCGGCAGCACCGTATTCGGTGGCGCGCTGAGGGATTGACTCGATGTCGTCCTCGTCGTATTGGCCCAGGTGTGCGGTGTAGGCATAGGGGATGGCACCCTTCTCCTGCATCCAGGCAACCGCCACCGAGGTGTCAAGACCCCCTGAAAATGCGATGCCGACTTTTTGACCAATGGGTAATGAGGCTAAGACTTTAGACATGATTCAAAGCCTAACGAATCGCTAAGCCCGAGCCATCGCCTTTTCGAGGGTATCGAGACCCAATCCGCCAAGATTCAGAGCAGTTTTGTGGAATTCCTTGATATCAAAAGACTCGCCCTTGCGAGCCTTATAGTCATCGCGGATCTGCTCCCAAATTCGCTGGCCGACCTTATAGCTCGGTGCCTGGCCAGGCCAACCAAAGTACCTGGTGACCTCGAAACGAACGAACTCTTTGGACATGTTCACGTTTTTGCCCATGAAATCAAGGGCGTAGTCAAAGTCCCAAACACCCTTGCCGTCGAGGCGCTCTTTGCCAAGGTGCACTCCGATATCCAACACCACTCGAGCGGCACGCATTCTTTGACCATCGAGCATTCCCAAGCGATCCGCCGGGTTATCCAAAAAGCCCAACTCCTCCATCAGTCGCTCAGCATAAAGCGCCCAGCCTTCGCCGTGACCTGAAGTCCAGGAGGCAAGTCTGCGCCAAGCATTTAGAGTGTCTCGCACGTAGGTGGCTTGCGCTACCTGCAGGTGGTGGCCAGGGACTCCCTCGTGATACACGGTGGTTGTTTCACGCCAGGTGTCAAACTCTGTGACACCAACTGGAACCGACCACCACATTCTGCCGGGCCTAGAAAAGTCATCCGATGGGCCGGTGTAGTAAATGCCGCCGTGCTGGGTTGGTGCAATCATGCACTCGAGTTTTTTGAGCGGCTCCGCGATTTCAAAGTGGGTGCCACTTAGAGCCTCGATTGCGTTATCGCTGAGTTTCTGCATCCACTTTTGCAATTCTTCGGTGCCGTGCAGTTTTGTGCTCGGGTCATTCTCGAGGTGCTTAATGGCCTCTTCGACACTTGCTCCTGGCAAAATCTGGTTGGCCACTTCATTTTGCTCAGCAACAATTCGCGCCAGCTCTTCGATGCCCCACTTATAGGTCTCGTCAAGATCCACGGTTGCGCCTAAGAAGCTGCTGGAGAGCATTTGGTAGCGCTCTCTACCAATAG is a genomic window of Candidatus Aquiluna sp. UB-MaderosW2red containing:
- the argG gene encoding argininosuccinate synthase, which gives rise to MSKVLASLPIGQKVGIAFSGGLDTSVAVAWMQEKGAIPYAYTAHLGQYDEDDIESIPQRATEYGAAAGRLVDCRDSLAEEGLVAIACGAFHIRTGGKVYFNTTPLGRVVTGTLLVRAMQEDGVEIWGDGSTYKGNDIERFYRYGLLANPNLKIYKPWLDEDFVAELGGRHEMSEWLQARKLPYRSSKEKAYSTDANMLGATHEAKSLEFLNTSYEIVEPIMGVKFWDESVKIETEDVKIAFVQGRPVAINDERIDSAVDVIFKANEIGGRHGLGMSDQIENRIIEAKSRGIYEAPGMALLHIAYERLMSAIHNEDTIANYHQEGRRMGRLLYEGRWLDPQTLMLRESLMKWVASAINGSVTIRLRRGDDYTIIDTQGEGFSYHPEKLSMERNQDEAFGPSDRIGQLTMRNLDIQDTRAKLDLYRKQGQIDPTRLELT
- a CDS encoding DUF885 domain-containing protein, whose amino-acid sequence is MKRIETEIDNLANSWVRKMADFYPSYATSIGYPGGEADMDDHSPEALAQGQADIKNVIAELTKLAPTDDVDIVTKEAMLFSLEGEIESYESGLSFRNLNNIASPAQGIRDIFDISPTATIKDWENIASRMRKVPQSLEGYGRSLKISAANNDAPAKRQLEEVIAQADQIASEKGFFRSFAASAKADGQELPESLKKELIEAAEEATKGYADFRETLKAIHAISNTPDAIGRERYQMLSSSFLGATVDLDETYKWGIEELARIVAEQNEVANQILPGASVEEAIKHLENDPSTKLHGTEELQKWMQKLSDNAIEALSGTHFEIAEPLKKLECMIAPTQHGGIYYTGPSDDFSRPGRMWWSVPVGVTEFDTWRETTTVYHEGVPGHHLQVAQATYVRDTLNAWRRLASWTSGHGEGWALYAERLMEELGFLDNPADRLGMLDGQRMRAARVVLDIGVHLGKERLDGKGVWDFDYALDFMGKNVNMSKEFVRFEVTRYFGWPGQAPSYKVGQRIWEQIRDDYKARKGESFDIKEFHKTALNLGGLGLDTLEKAMARA